A window of Panthera leo isolate Ple1 chromosome D2, P.leo_Ple1_pat1.1, whole genome shotgun sequence contains these coding sequences:
- the LOC122202391 gene encoding olfactory receptor 13A1: MIMETPLSPRTMRNQTLVTEFILQGFSEHPEYHVLLFSCFLSLYSVALTGNLLIILAISFNSGLHTPMYFFLFNLATMDIICTSSVMPKALEGLMSEESSISYGGCMAQLCFLTWAASSELLLLTVMAYDRYAAICHPLHYSTMMSKAFCSKLTTGVWVLCAFNTTIHTGLMLRLNFCGPNIVTHFFCEAPPLLLLSCSSTYVNSIMVVLADAFYGILNFLMTIVSYGFIISSILKMRTVEGKKKAFSTCSSHLIVVCMYYTAVFYAYISPVSSYSAEKSKLAGVLYTMLSPTLNPLIYTLRNKEVKAALRKIFSFTRN; encoded by the coding sequence ATGATCATGGAAACCCCTCTCAGCCCAAGGACCATGCGTAACCAGACGCTAGTAACAGAGTTTATCTTGCAGGGCTTTTCAGAGCACCCAGAATACCATGTGCTCTTATTCAGCTGTTTCCTCTCCCTCTACTCTGTGGCCCTCACAGGTAATCTCCTCATCATTTTGGCCATCAGCTTCAACTCTGGGCTCCATACCCCCATGTACTTTTTTCTGTTCAACTTGGCTACCATGGATATTATCTGCACCTCTTCCGTCATGCCCAAAGCACTGGAGGGTCTGATGTCAGAGGAGAGCTCCATCTCTTATGGGGGTTGCATGGCCCAACTCTGTTTCCTCACATGGGCTGCATCCTCTGAGCTGCTCCTCCTCACGGTCATGGCCTATGACCGGTATGCAGCCATCTGCCACCCTCTGCATTACAGCACCATGATGAGCAAGGCTTTCTGCAGCAAGCTGACCACAGGTGTCTGGGTACTCTGTGCCTTCAACACAACCATCCACACTGGGCTGATGCTGCGGTTGAATTTCTGTGGTCCCAATATCGTTACCCATTTTTTCTGTGAGGCCCCTCCTCTGTTGCTTCTCTCCTGTAGCTCCACCTATGTGAATAGCATCATGGTTGTCCTGGCTGACGCCTTTTATGGCATATTGAACTTCCTGATGACCATCGTGTCATATGGCTTTATCATCTCCAGCATTCTAAAGATGCGGACtgtagaggggaagaaaaaagcctTTTCCACCTGCTCTTCCCACCTCATtgtggtgtgtatgtattataCCGCTGTCTTCTATGCCTACATAAGCCCTGTCTCTAGCTACAGTGCAGAGAAGAGCAAGTTGGCTGGTGTATTGTACACCATGTTGAGCCCTACTCTCAACCCCCTCATATATACTCTGAGAAACAAGGAGGTCAAAGCAGCCCTCAGGAAGATTTTCTCCTTCACcagaaattaa
- the LOC122202543 gene encoding olfactory receptor 6C74-like, which yields MFPKVLNSSVMIFYKIAQRVEEMEKSVIGDTRNWTEVQEFTLEGFPAVQNLGKVLFLVHLLAYLASIMGNTLIITITWTDHRLQTPMYFFLRSFSFFECCFVTTVIPKLLAIFLSGRQSISFVACFTQAFVFLFLGTTVFFLMAVLSLDRYLAICKPLYYSTIMNPRMCFLLVTACLSLGFVLMVVPIIMLSQSSFCGSHVIPHFFCDFGPLIHLSCSDTRSTEMLAFILALFILLTSLIVTIIAYSNIVVTVVRLPSAKERQKAFSTCSSHLIVLSLMYGSCVFIYVKPKQTNRLDSNREAALVNTVVTPLLNPVIYTLRNKQVHQALRDALSRVRLQK from the coding sequence ATGTTTCCCAAAGTTCTTAATTCTTCAGTCATgatattctacaaaatagctCAGAGagttgaagaaatggaaaagtcagtGATAGGGGATACACGAAACTGGACAGAAGTTCAGGAATTCACTCTGGAGGGCTTTCCGGCTGTCCAGAACCTTGGAAAGGTTCTCTTCCTGGTACATCTGCTGGCATACCTGGCCTCCATCATGGGAAATACACTCATAATCACCATTACCTGGACTGACCATCGCCTCCAGacacccatgtacttcttcctccgCAGTTTCTCCTTTTTTGAATGCTGTTTTGTAACCACTGTTATTCCTAAATTGTTGGCCATCTTTCTGTCAGGGAGGCAATCAATTTCTTTTGTGGCTTGCTTCACACAagcctttgtctttcttttcctgggaACAACTGTTTTCTTCCTTATGGCGGTATTATCCCTAGATAGGTACCTGGCCATTTGCAAACCTCTGTATTACTCAACCATCATGAACCCAAGGATGTGTTTCCTTCTGGTCACTGCCTGCTTATCTTTGGGATTTGTCCTCATGGTGGTTCCAATTATAATGCTTTCCCAGTCATCCTTCTGTGGCTCCCATGTCATCCCTCACTTCTTTTGTGATTTTGGGCCACTGATTCATCTCTCTTGTTCTGACACCAGATCTACTGAAATGTTGGCCTTTATCCTTGCTTTGTTTATCCTTTTGACATCCCTTATCGTAACCATCATTGCATACAGCAACATAGTAGTCACAGTTGTGCGACTTCCGTCAGCCAAGGAGCGACAGAAAGCTTTCTCCACCTGCTCCTCTCACCTCATTGTCCTCTCTCTGATGTATGGCAGCTGTGTCTTTATATACGtgaaaccaaagcaaacaaacaggctGGACTCTAACAGGGAGGCTGCCCTTGTGAACACGGTGGTGACTCCGCTGCTGAACCCTGTCATCTACACTCTGCGGAACAAGCAGGTCCATCAGGCTCTGAGGGATGCTCTGTCCAGGGTTAGATTGCAGAAATAG